A stretch of Eleutherodactylus coqui strain aEleCoq1 chromosome 2, aEleCoq1.hap1, whole genome shotgun sequence DNA encodes these proteins:
- the LOC136610006 gene encoding uncharacterized protein: MKIAIIFLCLSVASLIDITKGIGQMKSLDQSQAEYYSRAAFELAGKMNSLKTCPDNEKATRKLCIIEDLVMMVKMIASDTGSQVQEICNLLGMPAEAIVLIVNGSLKEACQLLTQLNIESLLNPVVRLLEGLLANLGVVLKEKIALLINTVGGVTGLLNSLQLEDTLAGILALLSSSGLGKTLSSVTGVLNGPLNLLSGPMNILNGLGR; the protein is encoded by the exons ACATCACTAAAGGAATTGGCCAAATGAAGTCTTTGGAT CAAAGCCAAGCTGAATATTATTCCCGTGCAGCATTTGAACTTGCAGGAAAAATGAATTCTTTGAAG ACATGTCCCGACAATGAAAAAGCGACAAGGAAACTATGTATCATTGAGGACCTTGTAATGATGGTG AAAATGATAGCCTCTGATACTGGCTCTCAAGTACAGGAGATTTGTAATCTTTTA GGTATGCCAGCTGAAGCTATTGTTCTGATCGTG AATGGCAGTTTGAAAGAAGCTTGTCAATTACTAACCCAACTAAATATTGAAAGCCTTCTGAACCCTGTTGTTCGCTTGTTG GAAGGCCTCCTTGCTAACCTTGGAGTTGTCCTGAAAGAAAAAATAGCGCTACTAATAAACACTGTG GGTGGTGTAACTGGTTTGCTTAACAGTCTCCAACTCGAAGATACCCTTGCAGGCATCCTTGCCCTCCTGTCTTCTTCCGGTCTTGGAAAAACTCTTAGTTCGGTAACTGGTGTTCTTAATGGTCCTCTGAACCTTCTTAGTGGTCCTATGAACATCTTAAATGGTTTGGGACGTTAA